A region from the Candidatus Thorarchaeota archaeon genome encodes:
- a CDS encoding 30S ribosomal protein S30e: MPGSHGSLTKAGKVRESTPKVQGRERHTPIPRIRNKRNYVKRFIRGRTVGVRA; encoded by the coding sequence ATGCCAGGTTCACACGGTTCTCTTACAAAGGCGGGTAAAGTTCGCGAGTCAACCCCAAAGGTACAGGGTCGCGAGCGCCATACACCAATTCCACGCATCCGGAATAAAAGAAACTATGTCAAACGGTTCATTCGCGGACGCACAGTAGGTGTTCGCGCATAG